In one Phycisphaeraceae bacterium genomic region, the following are encoded:
- a CDS encoding glucose 1-dehydrogenase: MDINFSGKTIIVTGAGKGIGREITQFLTKCGGKVVAVSRTQDDLDSLRKECGCEVIQADLADASQTKSAAAKAVGRAGGVDLLVNNAGISLPQAFLETTPDAFDKTMAVNVRAAMIFAQAYAKHVIESGKAKSRTCAIVNLSSQASKAALADHAAYCASKGALDMLSAVMALELGKHQIRVNCVNPTVTLTPMGEMAWGDPQKSGPMLAKIPLGRFAYPKDVAHAVAYLLSEHADMIHGVTLPIDGGFLAT, from the coding sequence ATGGACATTAACTTCTCAGGCAAAACCATCATCGTCACCGGGGCAGGTAAAGGCATCGGACGCGAGATCACGCAGTTTCTCACTAAGTGCGGCGGGAAGGTAGTCGCGGTCAGCCGCACGCAGGACGATCTTGACTCGCTTAGAAAAGAGTGCGGTTGCGAGGTGATCCAGGCCGATCTCGCCGATGCATCACAGACAAAATCGGCAGCCGCAAAGGCGGTCGGCAGGGCTGGTGGCGTGGATCTGCTCGTGAATAATGCGGGGATCTCCCTGCCGCAAGCCTTTCTTGAGACAACGCCGGATGCCTTCGACAAGACGATGGCGGTGAATGTTCGCGCAGCCATGATCTTTGCGCAAGCCTACGCCAAACATGTCATCGAATCAGGCAAAGCCAAGTCGCGAACCTGCGCAATCGTGAATCTTTCCAGCCAAGCCTCCAAGGCCGCGTTGGCTGACCATGCCGCTTACTGCGCGAGCAAAGGCGCGCTCGACATGCTCAGCGCCGTGATGGCTCTGGAACTGGGAAAGCACCAGATCCGTGTGAACTGCGTGAATCCGACCGTGACTCTCACGCCGATGGGTGAAATGGCCTGGGGTGATCCTCAGAAATCCGGTCCGATGCTTGCAAAGATCCCGCTCGGCAGGTTTGCTTATCCCAAAGATGTCGCCCATGCGGTGGCGTATCTGCTCAGTGAACATGCGGACATGATTCACGGCGTGACGCTGCCGATTGATGGCGGATTTTTGGCGACGTAA